In the genome of Misgurnus anguillicaudatus chromosome 11, ASM2758022v2, whole genome shotgun sequence, one region contains:
- the agpat4 gene encoding 1-acyl-sn-glycerol-3-phosphate acyltransferase delta produces MRMGFLKVLKTQFLCHLIICYVFLVSGFIINLLQICTLPLWTINKQLARKFNCRLGYSIASQMVALLEWWSGTECTLYTDPKSFALYGKENAIVVLNHNFEIDFLCGWTFCERFGVLGSSKVLAKKELSYVPVIGWMWYFLEIVFCKRKWEEDRKTVVQGLRNLHDYPENFWFLLHCEGTRFTEKKHKLSMEVAEKKGLPKLKYHLLPRTKGFCVTVQNLRGTVTAVYDSTLNFRNNEMPTLLGMLNGKKYHADLYVRRIPLESIPEDESECAAWLHKLYQEKDQFQEHYKQTGQYPGPITNAPRRPWALLNWLFWVCLLVYPLCILLLRLLMAGSTFTVLCTLIFCIAASAGMRWMIGQTEIDRGSNYGNKEGQLNNK; encoded by the exons ATGAGGATGGGATTCCTTAAAGTGCTTAAAACTCAGTTCCTGTGCCATCTCATTATCTGTTATGTGTTCCTGGTCAGCGGGTTTATCATCAACCTGCTGCAGATATGTACTCTACCACTTTGGaccataaacaagcagcttgcGCGCAAGTTCAACTGCAGATTGGGTTATTCTATTGCCAGTC AAATGGTGGCACTTTTGGAATGGTGGTCCGGGACGGAATGCACGCTTTACACAGACCCCAAAAGCTTTGCTCTCTATGGCAAAGAAAATGCCATTGTTGTCCTCAATCACAACTTTGAGATCGATTTTCTGTGTGGTTGGACCTTTTGTGAGAGATTTGGGGTTTTAGGG AGCTCTAAAGTTTTGGCAAAAAAGGAGCTGTCTTACGTTCCTGTGATTGGCTGGATGTGGTACTTCCTagaaatcgtcttttgtaaaagGAAATGGGAGGAGGATCGGAAGACAGTTGTCCAGGGCTTGCGCAACCTTCACGATTACCCAGAAAACTTTTGG TTCCTGCTGCATTGTGAGGGCACACGATTTACAGAGAAGAAGCACAAACTTAGTATGGAGGTGGCAGAGAAGAAAGGTCTCCCCAAACTCAAGTACCACCTTTTACCTCGTACCAAAGGCTTTTGTGTCACGGTCCAGAACCTCAGGGGAACGG TTACTGCTGTGTACGATTCTACACTTAATTTCAGAAACAACGAAATGCCAACCTTATTGGGAATGCTCAATGGAAAAAAGTACCACGCTGATTTATATGTGAG ACGGATTCCTCTGGAGTCAATCCCAGAGGACGAGTCGGAATGTGCAGCCTGGCTTCACAAACTCTATCAGGAAAAA GACCAGTTTCAAGAGCATTACAAGCAGACAGGTCAATACCCGGGTCCCATTACAAACGCCCCGCGCCGACCTTGGGCGTTGCTGAACTGGCTCTTCTGGGTCTGCCTGTTGGTTTATCCTCTCTGCATACTGCTGTTACGACTGCTGATGGCAGGGTCCACCTTCACTGTGCTTTGTACATTAATCTTCTGTATAGCAG CATCCGCTGGTATGCGCTGGATGATTGGACAAACTGAGATTGACAGGGGTTCCAACTATGGGAACAAAGAGGGGCAACTGAACAATAAGTGA